DNA from Pomacea canaliculata isolate SZHN2017 linkage group LG9, ASM307304v1, whole genome shotgun sequence:
TCGAATCACACTCTCTTTTTGTGCGGAAGCTCGTTTGAGTAGGACTATCCTTAGTTTCTGAATGTGGTATAAGTGGTTTGGAGGAAGAGACAGTGAGAAtacaggaacagaaaaaaacaagctcATGCGCGAGAGcgagaacacacacagaaagaaagaaaacaaagtaaagaaaacgGACTACATTGAGTGTATTTAGAAGAAGAAACGCGGGCTTAGTTTGATTTTACAGAGAAATATAATCATACACCAGCTCCACACAGTATCATGAAAAGTACATATACAGTGGTTAGGTACCATACCTGACAAAGAAAGTTCAATAATAAAGGTCAGTAAAACACAGAAGTTGAACATCGCCTTGACAACACGACGACTTAGAGGCGACTAACCCTCATGTCGTCTCAAGCTAATCTTTATAAGGCCAgcatacaaataatatttttgtatgggGCACTACCTTGAAGCTGAGTGGCTGAGACCTCTGAGGAGAGGGTCGTGGTAGGTCGCAAGGTTATATAAAACATCTGCATGCAAATCTCACCTTGCCGAATGTCTCAAGTGCCCTTGACAGCCAACATTCACTTCTTTACAATCTAACAAACAACGTAGTTATCCTCACCTGTTGAGGTCGTTGGGATGAAGTGTTAGAGACTCACTCTTCTCTCGGCACACCTTTATGCAAATTGtgactgctctctctctcacacacacacacgggatCGTACTCCTTGAATAAGCACCCAGGGGTCTGAGGTTGCGATCTGTAGCTTCAGTGTTCAAACTTCGCGCAGAGCATACTTGAAGCTTTTCATGAATGGCCAgtgtaaacaaagtaaagcaGCTATGAGCTGTAAAAtgtcatatttattattttactaatcTGGTAATTACTATTACTTATTGTAAGGTAACATAGTATAAACTATAGATACTACTCAGAAATAATGCTTCAATAcagatatttaaatgttttcataaataaatataccaccTTTCATTTAGTAAATGTTTATACAGTAATTTTATTGTGCTtttgacaaacataaaatatatgttttaatgTGATAGTTATGATAGTTATGATGGATTCAGTATCTGATTCATGTCACTGAACTATCTATCTGATTCACTTCATGTCACTGGACTaccatttgtttattttgtcagtaaGTTGATGCTATGTAGCACGTGGTCTTATTTTGAAGTATCAGGTGTTTAAGGCATGTTTACAGTGCTTGGTATAAAGTACAGCCACACAAATATTCACAAGAACAAACACGTAGAATTAGAAAAGcacatccacaaacacaaatatagatatataagcAATCGTATACAAAGATTAATGCAAATgtgcatatacacacaacacacattaGCACGCGCACATGACAGGCACACATataacagtaaaaatacaaactgtGCGTTAATAAAGTATACCTGTAGTGAAATATTTAACAGTTGTGTATATTTACCAGATATTAAAATACAAGCAATTTAAAGAACATGTTGTGTGCGCCATCCAGTTCCTTCTCTGTACACCTTGGCCTCGGCCTTCCTGACAGGCGCCGTGTGTAGTCAGAACATAAACATGCTCCTAATAGTAGATGACATTAAGAATTCCCAGTAGTTAAATCTTGATACCACAGTTTCTCTTTGTGAGTTTATTTTAGTTCTCTGTAACAGAATGCTTTCTCAAGCTCATAATCATAGTATACTGCGTAGTATACTTTTACCTCTTGGTTGTCCTGTAAATCATGTCTTAACTTCTCGTTAACCTTTCTTAAACAAAATGATGTTGTTCTCATCGTAAATACTTCTGGCTTAAACACCACTATAAATTTTAAAGCAGGATTTAATAACCATCATTTTGTGATGGATTAATGGTGTCATTAGCGCATTTTTTTGCCTTGGACATATTTAAACCTCTGAAATTATCTGACAGTCATCTCTCGCTACTTTTGATGCCCATAAAATGCGCTGCTACACATAAAGTGGGATATGTAACAAACCTTCACTGCACGCATAGGAAATGTTGCACGAGGGATGGCTTTGGCCACATCCTACTGTTGGACCTCACTGATGTAATCATCAGTACAATCCCATGCAAACTCCCCCACGTGTTCACTCGCAGCCAATCGCTGAACGATCGCCGCAAATCGTTCATCTACATGTGAACACTCACCTTTGGATGGTTGGTACAGCCGGATACTTTATCACGAGAACTGTAAGCTTTTATACATCCTGGCTACATATTGTTTGTACAGAGCTCAGTCCGCTGCGTTTTTCTAAAGTGATGGGCTACTGTTGGTCTTTAATAATATGTCTCATATTAGTGTCAATCCTTTGTACTGAGCTCAGTTCACTGTTTTAAATGATTACGGGCTACACGAGACCTTTAACACTTATCACTTCTTATCTTAGTGCCAGGAAGGAGTGAGAGAGATCTGATCACAGCCACACGGTTTTACTATCCAAGTGAAAATTCaggagaaagtgtgtgtgtgtttgtgtttgtgtgtgtttggtgtttttgtcTTACAAGATTTTTCTCTTGGcttcaaagaaattaatgttgtGCAGAAGAACTTgcgactgagagagagagagaacaaaatagCGAAAGACCAGAGAGAACGAATGTAGTGAGCCACGTGGCGGCTTTAATTAAAGCCAGGCGGCAGGCAGCCCCACGTGACTTGTCAAGTTGAAGACGTAGTGTGAAGACTACGTGCTCCGCCATTTTGTTACTACGTTACCATGGATACGCTTGGCTCAAACGAACTAGCAGATCAGAAGTCAACAATACAATAATGACAGGAAAGCTTGTCTTGAATAATTCAATGAAGGAATCCTGGGAGACCGAGGAGCTAGAGATGGAGGGAACAGCACGCTACACAGGGAAgcgaggaaagggagacaagcgaGGTTGCCCCGGGTGTTGATGAAGCTGAACAAAGATGTTGACTTAAGCTGATAAAGTAGCTACAGAACAATCCTGAAAAtatcattaaattttaattcacaacgcatttttcttgtgaaaaaaGTATGTCAGCGAGCAAGAGAAATATTGCTAAAGAAAAGTCCAGTACTAagaatttcattaaaattgatggttaataagaacaaagaaacattcataTACATTTTTCGATAAATAAGTATTTGTTGTTTGCTGAAATCTTTATAAACATACCGGTTAAGTAGAATTTCAAAATCATAGCTGAGctataaaacatcaaaaaacaTCGCTATCACTATATAGCACTAGCGACAAGAGTAACCTGtcaagaagacagaagaagaaactcACAGTTAAGTTATTACATTGATTGAACTTTTGTTGAATTgtaataataaagttatattttattactttacttttacttatatactttttttttaattatttaagatATAAGTTGAGAGGCTTCAGAGCAtggaatgttttatttacatccaGATTCTCTAAACGATATACATCGAGATATCTATGTGTGGTGTCTTTACTGACACAGGCTTGTATTCTGAAATAAGGAGCATTAGTAGACTTCTAGAACgacacacaaacagatttaATGACCGTTTGTCTGTCCTCCAGTAATtctcgtgggtttttttttaattgcacaaTATTCAGACTAATAAGCAGGTGACAGGAGAGAAGACATGAAAAAGTAACTGTCGGTATTACAGCAAGAAtcctcacactcacacagatacAAGCACGAGCTAACTAGCTCACTACATTGCCGATGtcgtacagacacacacataatatCTCTCTTGTAACTCTTTTATGTATTCACCACCACATGTGGGTGAGTGTGTTTCAGTGGAATCTGAATAATGTCCATGGCGACAGTAACATTCTTTCCTTCGCCCAGCGGTGTGTTGACCTCAACACTTCACTACAGCTGCTGTCTTCAAGTTCTTTACACTTCATAAAGTCTCGTGAAAAATAAGACAATGATATTAAAACAATCATACATCCTGCTTACACACCCTCGACTGCACACGAAAACCTCAAGGAACGATaactgtttaaaatgttcatgtcACCGGTTGCTCTCCCCTTGGTGAGCACATCACACAGTCTGGAACTCACAACAATGAGCCTCTAGAAGCTGCTTGGTAGGCATACTGCTCTTTGCATGCTGTTGTCTCCCGTATGCACATCAGCAGCCTGCACCTGTACAATCAAGTCACAAATGTTGAGCAGGTGGGTTTGACAAGGGGGATAAATAGTAGATAACGGACTGAATTCCGTCTAGCAGTAGACATCACTTCATCTACAGAATCAAGAAAACAAGTACGAGTcaggtgagggagagagaaaatctCTTAGGTGTTtcacatttatatctgtgtACCTGTTCTCAAGGTTCAGTACTgttgactaattttattttgtgaggtCTTTCGTCGTATCAGTCTTTATGCTCACGAAATTCGTTAATTTACTAATTTAATTAGTCTCAGTTTAATTAGACAATAGTCTGATATAGTAATGGAAAATTTCcttaaaatattgtgtttctGCAGAGGATTTTTGAAGTCGCTTGTAAGTGAAATGGAAAGTTTAGTTTCAGTTGTCTGCGGCTTTATTGCGCTCAGTAGAGGCATACGTATTACCTCCCCTGGACCATCATGTCACCTGTTcacaaggatgatgatgatgtagttttgtagcgcgctagtatccacatcacaaagatgcgctcaatgcgaaATGTAATGTCAAGGTAATGTCAACTCACCTGTACAGGAAGCAGCACAAGATGGTGACGGAGCTGACAACAAGAAAGATATTTAAAGTTGGAATCAAGATCCAAAGAAGTATTTCATTGGAACTTCTGctattatctgaaaaaaaacaacccaaacaaACTGTCGTTTAGCAAAACCATCTTCTCTTTCATCTGTGTTCAGTTGTCAATGTAACAACACTTAAATTATAATCATTAATAATGTGtaagcaataattttaaaactagaCCCACGAAGACGTTTGTCATGTTTTATACAGTTacacgttttgtttttgtatcacctgtaaacaacattgttgaaataattttgtttaaattttcagttatttagGTAAAAGTCTGAAAAGTAAGTTTACTTTCGACATTTTCcaatttgttttgaatattttttatcttttgtatttttcctgACGATAACAAATGTAATTCTATGTTTCGCTTCATTTATCCTTGCCATCACCGACATTTAAAAGCTGTAATCATTCACTTTTCTAACAGATGTCAAGTCCGCCCTgatggatgtcagccgacaggTATGAGTCTGTATCTGGACATCGAGTGATGAAAACTCACCTTTTGTTATGTTAATGGAAGCTGCATTACTGGCTGTGTCTTCCAGGGTGAACGGGATACTACACGGCAGGGACTGAAATGTTTCCAGCCATTGACCGCCATGACACGTGTAGCGGCctgctgtgtcacgtgacccgagGACTTCAAATGACCACGTGTCTGCGGTCTGGTTGTCAGGGAACAGGAGTGTGATGAGACCAGAAAACTCTTCTGCTACATGGCATGGGGAGCAGACGATGACAGGGTCACGTGAGCTTCCTGTCAGACAAAGTCCTCGTGAGAAACAACACCTGTTCCCCGATGTGATCTTCACAACATTGTTAATTAGCTGATGACTTAttaaaatacaataacaaaatcacaaatttaTTATAGAAACggaattttttccttttttctgtgtgtgctcGCTCTTTTGAGCGCACGTGTGATTAGGACAAGGGAAACTATTCatgttgtcttttattattgCCTTCAGTTACTGGAGTTGAAAGCCTTCTGTCAGTTGTAGGATGTCATGCCATTCTTCCATATTATAGAAATATCTCAATCACTTGGCTGATTTAAGTAATTGGCTGTCTTCTGCCCTTGTTTACATGACTATCATGTCATACAGTAACAGCAAAACCTTACCATTCTCATGATACAAGTCCACGCGGAAGTTTGAAATTTCGGTTGGGAACTGACAGGTAACAACGGAcgaatttctttcttcacctgAGTCTCGCACCAGACAGGTTGAATTTACTGAATCATAGAAACATGGTGAAAATACGAGTAATATATTCCGGAAAATTTACAACAGACATGAGCTTTAAAACATGTTTGAGAAGCCAATAGAACTTCAATGGACTAAATGAAGAgcatggctgtgtgtgtgtaagtgtgctCGCGTGCGTGCTTGGGTAATGTTTCCATTGAGAGAactgagtgagaaagagagataaaaagagagtgagagataaAAAGCATGAGAGATTTGATTATTGTAAAAGAAGGCAAGGTGCTGAGAGCTACCACATTGGTGCTGCTCTAACCAAAACTACATCCTGGAGGATTTGTCATCTCTAGGGGCTTCTGTCACACATTGATTACTCAGAACTCAGATTGACCTGTTGGAACTTCAAAGTTCAATGAGATCCGACATTGGTCTTTAATTGTGATTCTTAGTGAGGCAGGGAATTTGAGGAATTAGATGGAGCACTTAAATGCTTCATGAAGTTCTGTGTTTTTTAATAAGCAGATTGTGGTCAACTATGTCAAAGGTATTTATAAAGTAAATTTGctaaatttgaaaaacaagctACAGTTATATGTTGTATAGGTAAGTCAGATGTTTGTACAGTGGCTGGTACCGAGAGTTTTAGtattttgttgtcaatgttgtcacccttctgttgtttgctttaGCTGTATAAGCGCTTTATGGACATCCAACAACTCATTAGGGTTTGTTGAGAGCGGCTTTGATTTTAGTCGAGTTACAGATgggtaataattaataaacaaatattacaatttttatgtaTGACACTGTCATAGAGACCATAAGTAACAACTGACCTGGACCCCCTTGGTCCTGCGAACATGCTGTCCAGGGTAGCAAGGCGACCATCACCAGAACTGTCACACAAGTGGCTGTCATGGTGTGTGGTGACACAGGCCCACTGGTGTTGTGAGCTGAGGAGTCCGTGATCCTCCTCCGACACGCTTGCATTAGTACACACCCCGACAGCTCCTACCCCACTTGCCATACCCGCTTCCCACCCTCCTACTCTGTCGGTGTGTCGGATTGTGTGTCGCTGATCACAAACCTTTTTGTGTAAGAAGTCGGTGAGGTCCTATTGTCGGGTCATGAGGCTTGGCAAAGTGATTCCCAGGCGAGGGAGGTGGGGCGTAGCAAGATGTCTCTTGCTTGGTAGTCAACAACTAAAGTGTGACGAGCTCCACAGTCTACACAGTCTTCTAGCTGgctagcagacgacagacaaaTATTGGATTATAAACAACTATTACcgttatgtttatttttcctgatattttgttgtctttggtAATCCTAGTCTGACATTTACTGTTCCAACACAGTCTTGACAACACACTCacgaataaataataaacaagttaGAATTGCAGAAAGCGAGAGGTATAAACATTCAGACACACGCAAGCGAAAAACTGAGAGGTTAGAGAATAGTCCCgggtggggagagggaaggagtgacagagaggggagggagaggaggggttCCACCCTTCCATTAAGCTGGTCGTGAAAAATGTGGAGTCGCTAACTCCTCGCCTTCCCTAAATACATCAAACGGGTGAGGGGgacgaccacacacacaaaacagcaacacagacactctctctctcacacaaacacacacaaaacaacaacacacacactctctctctctcacacacacgcaccgcgcGGAGACGAGTTGTTGCGTTCCGCTACATTAGTTTCAGGAAGTGTGTTTGTTGAGCTTCACTTGCGTACACGGGtaggacacacaaacacacacagaggttgaTCATTgatagtataaaaaaaaagcacactgCATTGTCCCATTGACTTTCCTCCTGATCATCCTCCCACTGACGTAGAGGCCGGTGTCAGCAAGCATACAGGCTGATGACCATCTGAGTCATTCATCTGTCATCAGCCGGTAGAGAAAACATCTAACCCTCGGACAAAAGTGCTGGGGGGAAGGGGTAGGTAAGCGATGACAGGATTGACGTCATCCTTGTGTACCCTTTCACCTGTGACCTCTCACCTCTTTATTGAAAGCACGACACAAGACTCTGGCATTAACACGGTTTACAGTTACACGGATATCTCAAGTCGCAGTCTGATGACAATTCTGTAACCTGACTGTAGACAGCAACACCTGTCCTCCCCTCACCTGTGTGTAAGACAGTGTGTGGGGGTtggaggggtggtggtggtggattggtgtttgggtgtgtgtttgtttgtgaacaCACACGACTATGACAACCGCAGCTGGCAAGAGCAAAACACTACTATAGACGAATGAACAATTAATAATGATATCACCATCGTTGTCCCGAgtctgtatatttgtatatgtttgtgtgcgtacACCCGGGGTTAAAATAGAGGGCTGCTTCTAATGCTAGCTTTTCAGTTTGACCGTTACTGCCTTTCAATACTGAACCTACCCTGAACTGTGTTCACTGTTACACATGAATGAACAGAAAACTCAGCATATCCAAAGCTTGCTATTTGCggactattatatatatatctgtaaacaATGCAAGAACATTCATTCTAGTTTGAAGACAAAGGACATTTTGTGCAATGTCTACTTAGTTAAGATATGCTGGAAGCGGCTTGTGACCCAGCGACAAATGACCCCAGTCACATGGCTGTTAAATGCCCTGGTCAATCATCGACAATATGGCTTTTATGTGTGTGATATAAGTAC
Protein-coding regions in this window:
- the LOC112572753 gene encoding uncharacterized protein LOC112572753, with the translated sequence MQACRRRITDSSAHNTSGPVSPHTMTATCVTVLVMVALLPWTACSQDQGGPVNSTCLVRDSGEERNSSVVTCQFPTEISNFRVDLYHENGSSRDPVIVCSPCHVAEEFSGLITLLFPDNQTADTWSFEVLGSRDTAGRYTCHGGQWLETFQSLPCSIPFTLEDTASNAASINITKDNSRSSNEILLWILIPTLNIFLVVSSVTILCCFLYRCRLLMCIRETTACKEQYAYQAASRGSLL